In Chelmon rostratus isolate fCheRos1 chromosome 9, fCheRos1.pri, whole genome shotgun sequence, the following proteins share a genomic window:
- the LOC121611322 gene encoding caspase-3-like, with translation MAEFRGDGDMQGEEDAVDAFKMFPKRPAGGSTGSGNTVEETDSAPISDTKAARSDPYRYKMDYSCLGTCLIINNKNFHRSTQMSTRNGTDVDAAAAVKIFSGLGYKIRFFNDQTVKQMKQLMLSVSQEDHSRSASFACVLLSHGDEGVIFGTDGPEKFENLTKYFKGDCCKSLVGKPKLFFIQACRGSDLDAGAHIETDSVDEQTSERIPVEADFLYAYSTAPGYYSWRNTSDGSWFMQALCEMLHRYGGELELMQIMTRVNRMVALHFESSSNLPGFSGKKQIPCIVSMLTKDFYFPAKC, from the exons ATGGCCGAGTTTCGCGGCGATGGTGACATGCAGGGTGAAGAGGATGCAGTGGAtgcctttaaaatgtttccaaagAG GCCGGCTGGAGGGTCCACAGGCAGTGGTAACACTGTTGAGGAAACGGACTCCGCCCCCATCAGCGACACTAAAGCAGCACGTTCTGACCCTTACCGCTACAAGATGGACTACTCCTGCCTCGGAACCTGTCTGATCATCAACAATAAGAACTTCCACAGAAGCACAC AGATGAGTACTCGCAATGGGACGgatgttgatgctgctgctgccgtgaAGATCTTCTCTGGTCTGGGTTATAAGATTAGATTTTTCAATGACCAGACTgtgaaacagatgaaacaacTGATGTTAAGCG taTCCCAGGAGGACCACAGTAGGAGTGCATcatttgcgtgtgtgttgctCAGTCATGGAGATGAGGGGGTGATATTTGGAACTGACGGCCCAGAGAAGTTTGAAAACCTGACAAAATACTTTAAAGGAGATTGCTGCAAGAGTCTGGTCGGGAAACCAAAACTCTTTTTCATACAG GCGTGCCGTGGTTCGGACCTGGATGCCGGAGCCCACATTGAGACTGACAGTGTAGATGAGCAAACATCAGAGAGGATTCCTGTGGAGGCAGATTTCCTGTATGCTTATTCTACTGCTCCAG GCTACTACTCATGGAGAAACACATCCGACGGCTCCTGGTTCATGCAGGCTTTGTGTGAGATGTTGCACCGTTACGGCGGAGAGCTGGAGCTGATGCAGATCATGACCCGGGTCAACCGCATGGTGGCGCTCCACTTTGAGTCTTCTTCCAACCTGCCTGGATTTAGTGGCAAGAAGCAGATTCCCTGTATTGTGTCAATGCTGACCAAAGACTTCTACTTTCCTGCCAAGTGCTGA
- the cenpu gene encoding centromere protein U isoform X1, with product MSTKKRRGGKMLKVPQDETQKGSYSDQVDSPDLSAIERASFLEGLQLCHDNPLHSTAMEEDLNVLQEGQMNKGKAGRKKDIAQTLKPTVKQHGAAVKRKEMERDEENEKKRGRRSTGEKVKARPDEEGETKNKKGAPEGKRGELDVERKKSDPSAILLKSNQPTTTANRLKHLVGKKPAKRRSAGQTSAVRPEKNQQNKKGKKRESESESGMSSDSQSQEESDTGTTQQKRKKVLSSDEEMVDEDVSSNPSPKKAKVYNLGKTRKSSSGSASAEAERTNADTQRRKKRGRQGETELEVVLDSFLDFCHQYRESVESKAVKQSIDSFSSNVEQQLLEKISSYKELRVLKRENAKVGSLIHTKTQRLFDAKYELMRAERQAWLLQKEKAELKVRLADLRRGQAFLHDISELNRRYLEFRHKHPEEKERYGASSLPALLLETKHVQAAAVHQLGGITDQKKD from the exons ATGAG TaccaaaaagagaagaggaggcaaAATGCTCAAAGTACCACAAGATGAGACTCAA AAAGGTTCATATTCAGATCAGGTGGATTCTCCTGACCTGTCTGCTATAGAGAGAGCGAGCTTCCTGGAGGGACTGCAGCTTTGTCATG ATAACCCTCTGCACAGTACCGCCATGGAGGAAGATTTGAACGTCTTACAGGAAGGACAGATGAACAAAGGAAAAgctgggagaaaaaaagacattgctCAGACATTGAAGCCTACTGTTAAACAGCATGGAGCTGCTgtgaagaggaaggagatggagagggacgaagagaatgagaagaagaggggtaGGAGAAGTACTGGAGAGAAGGTCAAAGCCAG GCCTGACGAGGAaggagaaacaaagaacaagaagGGGGCACCTgaggggaaaagaggagagtTAGATGTGGAGAGGAAGAAGTCGGACCCAAGCGCCATTCTCCTGAAAAGCAACCAGCCTACGACAACAGCCAACAGGCTCAAACATTTGGTTGGGAAGAAACCTGCCAAGAGGAGGAGTGCTGGACAGACGTCTGCAGTCAG GCCAGAGAAAAATCAGCAGAACAAAAAAGgcaagaagagagagagtgaatcaGAAAGTGGGATGTCCAGTGACTCTCAGTCACAG gagGAATCTGATACTGGCACCACCCAGCAGAAACGCAAGAAAGTCCTGTCATCTGATGAGGAGATGGTGGACGAGGACGTGAGTTCG AATCCGAGTCCAAAGAAGGCCAAGGTGTATAATTTGGGCAAGACCAGAAAGTCTTCATCAG GCAGTGCATctgcagaagcagagaggacCAACGCTGatacacagaggaggaagaaacgTGGTCGTCAGGGAGAAACAGAGCTTGAGGTGGTTCTGGATTCCTTCCTTGACTTCTGTCACCAGTACAG ggaGTCTGTGGAGTCTAAAGCAGTCAAACAGTCTATTGATTCTTTCTCCTCCAATGTGGAACAGCAACTCTTGGAAAAG ATCTCTTCTTACAAGGAGCTCAGGGttctgaaaagagaaaatgccAAG gtgggGTCTTTGATCCATACAAAGACTCAGAGACTGTTCGATGCTAAATATGAGCTGATGAG ggcagagaggcaggcaTGGTTGCTGCAAAAGGAGAAAGCTGAACTTAAAGTCAGATTAGCTGATCTGAGACGAGGCCAAGCCTTTCTGCATGACATCAGTGAGCTCAACAGACGATACCTGGAATTCCGACACAAGCATcctgaagagaaagagagg TATGGGGCGTCCAGCTTGCCAGCTCTGCTGTTGGAGACCAAACATgttcaggcagcagcagtgcatcagCTGGGAGGAATAACAGACCagaaaaaagactga
- the cenpu gene encoding centromere protein U isoform X3 encodes MEEDLNVLQEGQMNKGKAGRKKDIAQTLKPTVKQHGAAVKRKEMERDEENEKKRGRRSTGEKVKARPDEEGETKNKKGAPEGKRGELDVERKKSDPSAILLKSNQPTTTANRLKHLVGKKPAKRRSAGQTSAVRPEKNQQNKKGKKRESESESGMSSDSQSQEESDTGTTQQKRKKVLSSDEEMVDEDVSSNPSPKKAKVYNLGKTRKSSSGSASAEAERTNADTQRRKKRGRQGETELEVVLDSFLDFCHQYRESVESKAVKQSIDSFSSNVEQQLLEKISSYKELRVLKRENAKVGSLIHTKTQRLFDAKYELMRAERQAWLLQKEKAELKVRLADLRRGQAFLHDISELNRRYLEFRHKHPEEKERYGASSLPALLLETKHVQAAAVHQLGGITDQKKD; translated from the exons ATGGAGGAAGATTTGAACGTCTTACAGGAAGGACAGATGAACAAAGGAAAAgctgggagaaaaaaagacattgctCAGACATTGAAGCCTACTGTTAAACAGCATGGAGCTGCTgtgaagaggaaggagatggagagggacgaagagaatgagaagaagaggggtaGGAGAAGTACTGGAGAGAAGGTCAAAGCCAG GCCTGACGAGGAaggagaaacaaagaacaagaagGGGGCACCTgaggggaaaagaggagagtTAGATGTGGAGAGGAAGAAGTCGGACCCAAGCGCCATTCTCCTGAAAAGCAACCAGCCTACGACAACAGCCAACAGGCTCAAACATTTGGTTGGGAAGAAACCTGCCAAGAGGAGGAGTGCTGGACAGACGTCTGCAGTCAG GCCAGAGAAAAATCAGCAGAACAAAAAAGgcaagaagagagagagtgaatcaGAAAGTGGGATGTCCAGTGACTCTCAGTCACAG gagGAATCTGATACTGGCACCACCCAGCAGAAACGCAAGAAAGTCCTGTCATCTGATGAGGAGATGGTGGACGAGGACGTGAGTTCG AATCCGAGTCCAAAGAAGGCCAAGGTGTATAATTTGGGCAAGACCAGAAAGTCTTCATCAG GCAGTGCATctgcagaagcagagaggacCAACGCTGatacacagaggaggaagaaacgTGGTCGTCAGGGAGAAACAGAGCTTGAGGTGGTTCTGGATTCCTTCCTTGACTTCTGTCACCAGTACAG ggaGTCTGTGGAGTCTAAAGCAGTCAAACAGTCTATTGATTCTTTCTCCTCCAATGTGGAACAGCAACTCTTGGAAAAG ATCTCTTCTTACAAGGAGCTCAGGGttctgaaaagagaaaatgccAAG gtgggGTCTTTGATCCATACAAAGACTCAGAGACTGTTCGATGCTAAATATGAGCTGATGAG ggcagagaggcaggcaTGGTTGCTGCAAAAGGAGAAAGCTGAACTTAAAGTCAGATTAGCTGATCTGAGACGAGGCCAAGCCTTTCTGCATGACATCAGTGAGCTCAACAGACGATACCTGGAATTCCGACACAAGCATcctgaagagaaagagagg TATGGGGCGTCCAGCTTGCCAGCTCTGCTGTTGGAGACCAAACATgttcaggcagcagcagtgcatcagCTGGGAGGAATAACAGACCagaaaaaagactga
- the cenpu gene encoding centromere protein U isoform X2 has product MLKVPQDETQKGSYSDQVDSPDLSAIERASFLEGLQLCHDNPLHSTAMEEDLNVLQEGQMNKGKAGRKKDIAQTLKPTVKQHGAAVKRKEMERDEENEKKRGRRSTGEKVKARPDEEGETKNKKGAPEGKRGELDVERKKSDPSAILLKSNQPTTTANRLKHLVGKKPAKRRSAGQTSAVRPEKNQQNKKGKKRESESESGMSSDSQSQEESDTGTTQQKRKKVLSSDEEMVDEDVSSNPSPKKAKVYNLGKTRKSSSGSASAEAERTNADTQRRKKRGRQGETELEVVLDSFLDFCHQYRESVESKAVKQSIDSFSSNVEQQLLEKISSYKELRVLKRENAKVGSLIHTKTQRLFDAKYELMRAERQAWLLQKEKAELKVRLADLRRGQAFLHDISELNRRYLEFRHKHPEEKERYGASSLPALLLETKHVQAAAVHQLGGITDQKKD; this is encoded by the exons ATGCTCAAAGTACCACAAGATGAGACTCAA AAAGGTTCATATTCAGATCAGGTGGATTCTCCTGACCTGTCTGCTATAGAGAGAGCGAGCTTCCTGGAGGGACTGCAGCTTTGTCATG ATAACCCTCTGCACAGTACCGCCATGGAGGAAGATTTGAACGTCTTACAGGAAGGACAGATGAACAAAGGAAAAgctgggagaaaaaaagacattgctCAGACATTGAAGCCTACTGTTAAACAGCATGGAGCTGCTgtgaagaggaaggagatggagagggacgaagagaatgagaagaagaggggtaGGAGAAGTACTGGAGAGAAGGTCAAAGCCAG GCCTGACGAGGAaggagaaacaaagaacaagaagGGGGCACCTgaggggaaaagaggagagtTAGATGTGGAGAGGAAGAAGTCGGACCCAAGCGCCATTCTCCTGAAAAGCAACCAGCCTACGACAACAGCCAACAGGCTCAAACATTTGGTTGGGAAGAAACCTGCCAAGAGGAGGAGTGCTGGACAGACGTCTGCAGTCAG GCCAGAGAAAAATCAGCAGAACAAAAAAGgcaagaagagagagagtgaatcaGAAAGTGGGATGTCCAGTGACTCTCAGTCACAG gagGAATCTGATACTGGCACCACCCAGCAGAAACGCAAGAAAGTCCTGTCATCTGATGAGGAGATGGTGGACGAGGACGTGAGTTCG AATCCGAGTCCAAAGAAGGCCAAGGTGTATAATTTGGGCAAGACCAGAAAGTCTTCATCAG GCAGTGCATctgcagaagcagagaggacCAACGCTGatacacagaggaggaagaaacgTGGTCGTCAGGGAGAAACAGAGCTTGAGGTGGTTCTGGATTCCTTCCTTGACTTCTGTCACCAGTACAG ggaGTCTGTGGAGTCTAAAGCAGTCAAACAGTCTATTGATTCTTTCTCCTCCAATGTGGAACAGCAACTCTTGGAAAAG ATCTCTTCTTACAAGGAGCTCAGGGttctgaaaagagaaaatgccAAG gtgggGTCTTTGATCCATACAAAGACTCAGAGACTGTTCGATGCTAAATATGAGCTGATGAG ggcagagaggcaggcaTGGTTGCTGCAAAAGGAGAAAGCTGAACTTAAAGTCAGATTAGCTGATCTGAGACGAGGCCAAGCCTTTCTGCATGACATCAGTGAGCTCAACAGACGATACCTGGAATTCCGACACAAGCATcctgaagagaaagagagg TATGGGGCGTCCAGCTTGCCAGCTCTGCTGTTGGAGACCAAACATgttcaggcagcagcagtgcatcagCTGGGAGGAATAACAGACCagaaaaaagactga